A region of the Phaseolus vulgaris cultivar G19833 chromosome 11, P. vulgaris v2.0, whole genome shotgun sequence genome:
AGGTTAAATAGGTCAagttttaaaagtaaataaattaataagttttttatttccTCTTAGTATAGCTAGTTATTCCACATACTGAATGATCAATCACTAAATATTACCTAATAGAAGGAGGAACCAATGTCACTTAATCTCAAAACTAGTCTCAAACTGCGAATTTCATCAGACTTGAGAAACATGACAAAGATTCAAACCACATATTACTATTTAAAGTTCTCAACATTGTTTACAAACAAAGATGCAAAAATACCATACGGAAGAAATCAAAATTCTTCAAGTTGTGAACGAATCCTTTAATTCATCAAATATATTTGTTGTTACACTCCAAACCATTCTTAATAAGGAATCACTTCTGctaaaagaataaagaaaatggGAAATGGACCCATTTAATAATCATGTAAGATGTAATAAGTGATTCGGTGTCTTTATTCATAAAGTAAGCCACCAAAATAGAGTAATTCACTAAAGTTAGTAGAAAATACTGTAAAAGCCACATGGTGCTGTCGGCAATAATCATCAACAGCTACTGCTTCCTCTCCATCACTCCTTCATTCAAGTAAAGCCATCTTCAACAAAATACTCACTCATTACCTTTTCTCACTCCTTCATTCACCTAACTAAGCTTCACTTCCAATTTTCAGaaccctttcttctctttcatttcCCCACTTCCTTTCCAACCATGCCGCTTCTTGAAACTCTTGGTGGTGCTCTTTTTGGTGCTGTTCTCCAGGTCCTATTTGACAAGCTGGATTCTCATCAAGTTCTGGACTACTTTCGTGGGAGAAAGCTGGATGAGAAGCTGCTCAAAAATTTGAGGAGGAAGTTGGTGTCCATCAATGCTGTGGTTGATGATGCAGAACTAAAGCAGTTCAGAAATCCATATGTTAAAGCGTGGCTTGATGAGGTCAGAGACGTGTTGCTGGACACAgaggatctgctggatgaaatAGACTATGAATTCTCCAAAACTCAGTCACAACTTCAATACCAAACCAGTTCTAACAAGGTACGCATTCTTGAATCCAAGCTGAAAGAACTCCTAGATGACCTTGAATCTCTTTTAAACCAAAAGGATGATCTAGGTCTCAAAAATGTTAGTGGTGTGGGATCGGAATTGGGTAATAAAGTGTTAGAGAAAAGAAATGAATCCTCGTCGTTGGTGGCTGAAGAGGTTATTTATGGCAGAGATGAGGACAAACAAATTATTCTTAATTGGCTGACATCAGACAATGGAAATCATAACCACCTTTCAATACATTCTGTTGTGGGTATGGGCGGGATGGGTAAGACCACACTTGCTCAACATGTATACAACCACCCAATCACAAAGGATATATTTGCTATCAAAGCCTGGGTCTGCGTTTCTGATGAATTCGATGTTTTCAAGTTAACCAGAGCAATTCTTGAAGCAATTCATAAGTCAACTGATGATAGCAGAAACTTAGAAATGGTTCAGGGACGATTGAAAGAATCATTGACAGGAAGGAAGTTTCTTTTGGTTCTTGATGATGTTTGGAACGAACACCGAGATCAATGGAAATCATTGCAAACTCCACTTAAATATGGTGCTAAGGGAAGTAAAATTCTTATCACAACACGCATTAATAAAGTTGCTTCTACCATGGAGTCAAACACTATTCACAAACTAAAGCAATTAGAAAAAGATCACAGTTGGCAAGTTTTTGCTAAACATGCATTTCAAGATGATAACTCTAAGTCGAATTCTGTGTTGGAGGAGATTGGCATGAAGATAGTTGAAAAGTGTCAAGGACTGCCTTTGGCCCTTGAAACGGTAGGAGGTCTCTTACAGTCAAAGTCATCTGTTTCAGAGTGGGAAGGTGTACTGAGAAGCAACATATGGGACTTACCAATAGAAGATAGTAAAATCATCCCCGCTTTGTTATTAAGCTATTACCATCTTCCTTCTCATCTCAAGAGATGTTTCACTTATTGTGCGTTATTCCCCAAAGACCATAAGTTTGATAAGGAGAGCCTAATTTTCTCATGGATGGCTGAAAATTTTCTACAATGCTCTCATCAAAGTAAGTCTCCAGAAAAAGTAGGTGAACAGTACTTCAATGATCTAATATCAAGGTCATTCTTTCAGCAGTCCATTTGGAACAACCAAACACATTTTGTGATGCACGACCTTCTGAATGATTTAGCAAAATATGTTTCTGGTGAAATGTGTTACAGGTTGGGTGTTGATAGACCAGGAAGCATACCAAAGACTACCCGCCACTTTTCAACGCTAAAGAATCCTATTGAATGTGTCGAGTATAGGAGTTTATGTGATGCTAAAAGGCTACGAACATTTCTGTCCAAGAGTTGTGGGATGTCAATCCAAGAGTTGATCTCCAACTTTAAGTTCTTACGCCTCTTATCTTTGTCTTCTTGTTTCATAGAAGAGGTGCCTGACACTATAGCCGATCTTATACATCTCCGTTCATTAGACCTTTCAAGCACACGCATAACAAGACTTCCCGACTCAATGTGTTCACTCTATAACTTGCAAGTGTTGAAGCTCAACGATTGTAACCTTCTGAAGGAGCTGCCCTCGACTTTGCATGAGCTCACTAAGTTGTGCCGCCTTGAACTTAAGGGAACTACTTTGAGAAAGGTTCCAGTGCTTTTAGGAAAGTTGAAAAATCTTCAAGTATGGATGAGTAGGTTTGAGGTTTGCAAAAGTAGTAATGAGGTCAGCAATATTCAACAACTAGGACAACTTGATCTTCACGGAAAGCTGTcaattcaaaatcttgaaaatattGTGGATCCCTGTGATGCATTAGCAGTGGATTTGAAGAATAAAACACATGTTGTGGAGCTAAGTTTAGAATGGGATTCGCAGCGGAACAATGAGAattcaataaaagaaaaacaagtacTAGAGAATCTGCAACCTTCCAAACATTTGGAGTGGTTGTTAATCGTTTCCTATGGTGGCACACAATTTCCCCGTTGGTTATCTGATAATTCTTTATTGAATGTGGTGTCCTTAGTTTTGGTGGACTGTAAACATTGCTTGCAATTGCCTTCCCTTGGACTTTTGACATTTCTCAAGGAGTTGACAATTGACGGCCTTGATCAGATAGTGAGGATAGATGTTGATTTTTATGGGAATAGCTCATCTGCATTTGCATCATTGAAAGAGTTGACATTTAGGGGTATGAAGGAATGGGAAGAATGGAAATGCATGTCGTGTGCTTTTCCAAGTCTTGAAAGACTTTTTGTACTTCGTTGTCCCAAATTGAAAGGGCACTTGCCAGAGCACCTTCCCCATTTAAGGCTTCTAAGAATTGCTCGGTGCGAACAACTTGTGGCTTCGACTCCGAAGGCGTTAGAAATTGAAGGTGTGAAGACGAAGACATCTTCATTTAATATATTAGGGCTCCTCGTATCTGATACACC
Encoded here:
- the LOC137827956 gene encoding putative disease resistance RPP13-like protein 1, with amino-acid sequence MPLLETLGGALFGAVLQVLFDKLDSHQVLDYFRGRKLDEKLLKNLRRKLVSINAVVDDAELKQFRNPYVKAWLDEVRDVLLDTEDLLDEIDYEFSKTQSQLQYQTSSNKVRILESKLKELLDDLESLLNQKDDLGLKNVSGVGSELGNKVLEKRNESSSLVAEEVIYGRDEDKQIILNWLTSDNGNHNHLSIHSVVGMGGMGKTTLAQHVYNHPITKDIFAIKAWVCVSDEFDVFKLTRAILEAIHKSTDDSRNLEMVQGRLKESLTGRKFLLVLDDVWNEHRDQWKSLQTPLKYGAKGSKILITTRINKVASTMESNTIHKLKQLEKDHSWQVFAKHAFQDDNSKSNSVLEEIGMKIVEKCQGLPLALETVGGLLQSKSSVSEWEGVLRSNIWDLPIEDSKIIPALLLSYYHLPSHLKRCFTYCALFPKDHKFDKESLIFSWMAENFLQCSHQSKSPEKVGEQYFNDLISRSFFQQSIWNNQTHFVMHDLLNDLAKYVSGEMCYRLGVDRPGSIPKTTRHFSTLKNPIECVEYRSLCDAKRLRTFLSKSCGMSIQELISNFKFLRLLSLSSCFIEEVPDTIADLIHLRSLDLSSTRITRLPDSMCSLYNLQVLKLNDCNLLKELPSTLHELTKLCRLELKGTTLRKVPVLLGKLKNLQVWMSRFEVCKSSNEVSNIQQLGQLDLHGKLSIQNLENIVDPCDALAVDLKNKTHVVELSLEWDSQRNNENSIKEKQVLENLQPSKHLEWLLIVSYGGTQFPRWLSDNSLLNVVSLVLVDCKHCLQLPSLGLLTFLKELTIDGLDQIVRIDVDFYGNSSSAFASLKELTFRGMKEWEEWKCMSCAFPSLERLFVLRCPKLKGHLPEHLPHLRLLRIARCEQLVASTPKALEIEGVKTKTSSFNILGLLVSDTPFESLWIESCPGINIPINHCYHFLVDLRITQCCDSLTNFPLDLFPKLGLLILEGCHNLQMISQAHPHCHLMYLKIKKCCEFESFSNEGLSAPELKIIRIEELEKLKLMPKLMSTLLPSLNHLYIYNCPGVELSEGCFPSNMKEMRLFSCSKLITSLKKGVWGTNPSIEFLFIQNVDVECFPGEGLLPVSLTKLYINYFPNLKKLDYRGLCHLSSLQKLVIENCPILQCLPEEGLPESISELRIESCPLLKQRCKKEEGEDWEKIAHIKTIWLDMEAVNI